The DNA sequence GACCTTTCGCTTTACGATATGATGGCACTGGCCAATGCGCTCACATCCGTACAGGTTGGTGACGTTGTCTCATATGCAATCTCCTATAACATCAACTACTCAAATTACTGTGCCGCTTCCTGCCCTATCTGCGCCTTTTACGTGCCAATGAAAATTAAGGGGAAAACTGACAAGGGGTATGAACTGAGCCTTGAGGACATAAGGAAGGAGATGCAGAAAGCTAAAGCCATAGGCGCCACTGAGATACATATCGTAGGTGGATTCAACCCTGACCTTCCGGTAGAGTACTATGAAGATATCTTCCGGCTTGTGAAAACCGAAATGCCTGGAGTTACCCTGAAGGCGTTGACCATACCTGAAATAGATTTTATAGCGAGGACTCACGGCCTATCGATCAAGGAATTTGTGTCAAGGCTCCGCGATGCAGGCATGGACGCACACACCGGAGGAGGAGCAGAAATTTTCGACCCTGAAGTCAGGAAAATAATAACAACAAAGGAGAAGATTTCAGGGGAAAAATGGCTTGAAGATGCAAAGATCATTCACAAAATGGGTATAAGGGGGAATTCCACGATGACTTATGGCCATGTGGAAAACTTCGACCAGATAATAGACCACATAGTAAAGTTGCGGGATAACCAGATCCAGGTTCCCGGATTCCTCTCATTCATACCTCTAAAGTTCAGTATTGAGAACACACCGCTGCTCAGGATGGGAAAGGTGACTATGCCAGCTTCCGGAGAGACTGACCTTAAGGTGATTGCAATGGCCAGGATAATCGCAGGCGCTTACATAAAGAACATCAGCGTATACTGGGTAGCCGTCGGGAAGGAAATTGCACAGATAGCGCTTAATGGAGGGGGAAGCGACCTGGTCGGCACGGCGTTCAGCGAAAAGATATTCGG is a window from the Thermoplasmatales archaeon genome containing:
- the cofH_2 gene encoding FO synthase subunit 2 gives rise to the protein MEQIQSYRYKYWEERLRDDPLISAGDAKSLVSDLSLYDMMALANALTSVQVGDVVSYAISYNINYSNYCAASCPICAFYVPMKIKGKTDKGYELSLEDIRKEMQKAKAIGATEIHIVGGFNPDLPVEYYEDIFRLVKTEMPGVTLKALTIPEIDFIARTHGLSIKEFVSRLRDAGMDAHTGGGAEIFDPEVRKIITTKEKISGEKWLEDAKIIHKMGIRGNSTMTYGHVENFDQIIDHIVKLRDNQIQVPGFLSFIPLKFSIENTPLLRMGKVTMPASGETDLKVIAMARIIAGAYIKNISVYWVAVGKEIAQIALNGGGSDLVGTAFSEKIFGATDRRDVTTSEELDHLIREAGKIPAQRDTFYNILRYP